One genomic region from Luteitalea sp. encodes:
- the thrS gene encoding threonine--tRNA ligase, which produces MAHLTVTLPDGSVRSVPSGTVVHDLAATISPRLAADALVASVDDRLVDLTYPLEADATVRFITPDQPEALMVYRHSTAHLLAAAVTALFPEAQCGIGPATDEGFFYDFVVSRPFVPADLADIETKMRELAAQDLAFERQMWPRQEAIDFFRARGEPLKMELIEEKTAGQREVSCYPIKDRQTFVDFCVGPHVPSTGRLEAFKLLSTSNAYWKGDARNQPMQRISGTAFPSRAALDAHLHRLEEAKKRDHRKLGKELGLFTSHPWAPGAAFWLAKGTTLYNLLAAYMREVLVPEGYIEIKTPLIFNKALWETSGHWDHYRDNMFLIEAEEEQMSVKPMNCPGHFLVFASEGRSYRDLPLRFYEQTPLHRKEASGVLSGLTRVRQFSQDDAHCFLTEEQIREEIERLLRLIQRVYGDFGLSYAVKLSTRPEDFLGEAGSWDRAQEQLAHALDAAGQPFTRAAGEGAFYGPKIDVDVTDAIGRKWQCATIQLDYEMPRRFDLKYIGADNAEHRPAVIHRAIVGSFERFIALLIEHYAGAFPLWLAPVQVLVLPISDKHVEYARQVHATLERAELRAGLDDRTEKIGYKIREAQLQKVPYMLVVGNREAAERTVAVRSRSEGDLGSFSVDELVGQLREESASKGQRILSSVQS; this is translated from the coding sequence ATGGCTCACCTCACCGTCACGCTTCCCGATGGCTCCGTCCGCAGCGTGCCCTCCGGTACTGTTGTGCACGACCTCGCCGCCACGATTTCACCGCGACTGGCTGCCGACGCCCTCGTCGCGTCGGTCGACGACCGCCTCGTGGATCTGACGTATCCGCTCGAGGCCGACGCGACGGTTCGCTTCATCACGCCAGATCAGCCCGAAGCGCTGATGGTGTATCGGCACAGCACGGCGCACCTGCTCGCAGCCGCGGTGACCGCGCTCTTTCCCGAAGCGCAGTGTGGGATCGGCCCGGCCACCGACGAAGGGTTCTTCTACGATTTCGTCGTGTCGCGGCCGTTCGTGCCTGCCGACCTCGCGGACATCGAGACGAAGATGCGTGAGCTCGCGGCTCAGGATCTCGCGTTCGAGCGACAGATGTGGCCGCGCCAGGAAGCCATCGACTTCTTTCGAGCTCGCGGCGAGCCACTGAAAATGGAGCTGATCGAGGAGAAGACGGCCGGACAACGCGAGGTCTCCTGCTACCCGATCAAGGATCGTCAGACGTTCGTCGACTTCTGCGTGGGCCCGCACGTCCCGTCGACCGGCCGGCTCGAGGCGTTCAAGCTGCTCTCGACCTCGAACGCGTACTGGAAAGGCGATGCGCGCAACCAGCCCATGCAGCGCATCTCTGGGACGGCGTTCCCGTCACGCGCGGCGCTCGACGCGCATCTGCATCGGCTCGAAGAGGCCAAGAAGCGAGACCATCGCAAGCTAGGCAAGGAGCTCGGGCTGTTCACGTCTCATCCGTGGGCGCCGGGCGCCGCCTTTTGGCTGGCGAAAGGGACGACGCTCTACAATCTGCTCGCCGCGTACATGCGTGAGGTGCTCGTCCCTGAGGGCTATATCGAGATCAAGACGCCGCTCATCTTCAACAAGGCGCTCTGGGAAACGTCTGGCCACTGGGACCACTATCGCGACAACATGTTCCTCATCGAGGCCGAAGAGGAGCAGATGAGCGTCAAGCCGATGAACTGCCCCGGCCACTTCCTGGTGTTCGCCAGCGAGGGACGGAGCTACCGCGATCTGCCGCTGCGCTTCTACGAGCAGACGCCGCTCCACCGCAAGGAGGCGTCCGGTGTGCTCTCGGGATTGACACGCGTTCGACAGTTCTCTCAGGACGATGCGCATTGCTTCCTGACCGAGGAGCAGATTCGCGAGGAGATCGAGCGGCTGCTGCGGCTCATCCAGCGCGTGTACGGCGACTTCGGCTTGAGCTATGCGGTCAAGCTGTCGACGCGGCCCGAAGACTTCCTCGGTGAGGCTGGCTCGTGGGACCGCGCCCAGGAGCAGCTCGCCCACGCGCTCGATGCGGCCGGACAGCCCTTCACGCGTGCGGCGGGTGAGGGTGCCTTCTACGGCCCCAAGATCGACGTCGACGTCACCGATGCGATCGGCCGCAAATGGCAGTGCGCCACGATCCAGCTCGATTACGAGATGCCGCGCCGGTTCGACTTGAAGTACATCGGCGCCGACAACGCCGAGCACCGCCCCGCGGTGATCCACCGTGCGATCGTGGGGAGCTTCGAGCGTTTCATCGCGCTGCTCATCGAGCACTATGCGGGGGCCTTCCCGCTGTGGCTTGCGCCGGTACAGGTCCTGGTGTTACCTATCTCGGACAAGCACGTCGAGTACGCGCGGCAGGTTCATGCAACGCTCGAACGGGCGGAGCTCCGCGCGGGCCTCGACGATCGAACCGAGAAGATCGGGTACAAGATCAGGGAGGCGCAGCTCCAGAAGGTGCCGTACATGCTCGTCGTCGGCAACCGGGAGGCGGCGGAGCGCACCGTGGCGGTCCGCAGCCGCAGCGAGGGTGATCTCGGCAGCTTTTCCGTCGACGAGCTCGTCGGACAGCTTCGGGAGGAGAGCGCCAGTAAGGGTCAGCGCATACTGTCGAGTGTGCAGAGCTGA
- a CDS encoding DNA-binding protein HU (histone-like DNA-binding protein), with amino-acid sequence MNKQDLIAKIAKDTGITKTAAAAALDSFFEGLKKSLKKGTAVTFVGFGTFKTAQRKARTARNPQTGATIKIPKRRVVRFTPGKALKSAIN; translated from the coding sequence ATGAACAAGCAGGATCTGATCGCCAAGATTGCGAAGGACACTGGCATTACGAAGACCGCTGCGGCAGCGGCCCTTGACTCCTTCTTCGAGGGCCTCAAGAAGTCGCTGAAGAAGGGTACCGCGGTGACGTTCGTCGGCTTCGGCACGTTCAAGACCGCTCAGCGCAAAGCGCGGACCGCGCGCAACCCCCAGACCGGAGCAACCATCAAGATTCCAAAGCGGCGCGTCGTGCGGTTCACGCCTGGCAAGGCGTTGAAGTCGGCGATCAACTGA